From a region of the Rhizophagus irregularis chromosome 3, complete sequence genome:
- a CDS encoding uncharacterized protein (SECRETED:cutsite_TRG-WN; SECRETED:prob_0.4429); SECRETED:SignalP(1-21): MKNIMILQLKLAMTLTICTRGWNRHQDCYQNYGILTHTKLPNILPIILQIILRYICRGKLSLEEYDY, encoded by the exons atgaagaatattatgatattacaattgaagttggcGATGACCCTAAC tatatgtactagaggttggaaccg CCACCAG GATTGTTACCAAAATTATGGAATTTTAACACATactaaattaccaaatattttacccataattcttcaaataatcttaag ATACATCTGTAGAGGAAAACTTTCATTGGAagaatatgattattaa